Part of the Gemmatimonadota bacterium genome, TGGCAGATCGTGAACATCTGGGAAGTGTCCGGCGCCTACCAACGTCTGATTCACCATCCCTTCATCGTTGAAGCCATCAGCCGGCTCACGGAGGCGGACGAACTGATGGTCTGGCACGACCAGATCCAGTACAAGCCGCCGGGCTACGGCGGCGTCACAAGCTGGCACCAAGACGCGCCGCTGTGGCCCATCATACGACCCATGACGCCGGTATCCGCCTGGGTCGCACTGGACGACGCGACGGTCGAAAACGGGTGCATGTGGATGACGCCGGGCAGCCACCGGTGGGGCAACCAGATCGAGTTCCTGCGGACGCAGGCCCACCTGAAGCAGACCGAGGACTTCGGGCGGATCGAGGGCTTCACGCCGCCCGCCGGCGCAGAGACGACAACCGCGAAACCCCGGCCCTGGCCGGTGAAGGCCGGAGAGGTGTCGTTCCACCACTCGCTGACGTGGCACGGTTCGCCCTTCAACCGGTCCGGGCTGCCGAGGCGCGCGATCGCCATGCACTACATGACCGGCGAGTCCCGCTTCGTCGCCTCCGGCCAGCACGTCATGAAAGCCTTCGTCGACCTGCCGGACGGGGCGCCTATGAACCAGGCGGGCGAACACTTCCCCTTCGTAATGAGAAACGGCAAGCCGGCCGCCCTCGCCGGGTAAACGCATCCGGGCGGGCGGGGCGCCGGAAGGAGCGATCCATGGACGCCGTTCGCATCGGCATCATCGGTACGGGAAACATGGGCAGCCACCATATCGAGTACCTGTCCGGGAACGAGATCCCGGGCGCGGTGCTGAAGGCTGTCTGCGACGTGAAGCCGGATCAGTTGGCGCGCGCGAAGTCGCTCGCCGGCGATGGTGTCGAGACTTTCGCGGACGCAGACGAACTATTGGAGTCAGCGGCGATCGACGCAGTGATCATCGCTACCCCCCACTACGACCATCCGCCGCTGGCGATCAAGGCCTTTGCCCGGGGGCTTCACGTCCTCTGCGAGAAACCGGCCGGTGTATACACGCGCCAGGTGCGGGAAATGAACGCGGCGGGCGAAAAGAGCGGGCTGGTGTTCGGTCTCATGTTCAACCAGCGGACCCTCGGCGAACACCAGAAACTCAAAGAACTCGTGGCGTCCGGCGAACTGGGCGAACTCCGCCGCACCAACTACATCATCACGAACTGGTTCCGCGCGCAGAGCTACTACGACTCGGGCGGCTGGCGCGCCACGTGGTCCGGCGAAGGCGGCGGCGTGCTCGCCAACCAATGTCCCCACAACCTCGATCTCTGGCAGTGGATCTGCGGCATGCCCGTGCGCATCCGGGCGTTCTGCGGCTTCGGCAAGTACCACGATATCGAGGTGGAGGACGACGTGACGGCCTATGCCGAATACGAGAACGGCGCCACGGGCGTATTCATCACGACCACGGGCGAATCCCCGGGGACCAACCGCATGGAAATCACGGGGGACAACGGCAAGGTGGTCATGGAAGAGGGCAGGATCACCTTCTGGCGCAACAGGACCCCGGCGGACGTCTTCAACCGCGAATGGAAGGGCGGTTTCGGAAGTCCGGAGACCTGGAAGTGCGCAATTACCTTCAAGGCCGGGGGCGAAGAGCACCGGGGCATCACCAGGGACTGGATACGTGCGATCCTGGAGGGCACGCCGCTCATTGCACCGGGCGTGGAAGGCATCCGGGGCGTCGAGCTCGCCAACGCCATGCTGCTGTCCGCCTGGCTCGACGACTGGGTCGAAATACCGGTGGACGAAGCGCTCTACTACGAAAAACTTCAGGAACGGATCCAAGCATCCACGGTGCGCAAGGAGGATACCGGCGGCGCGACGCTGAGCGTCGAAGGCACGTTTTAGCGCCCGAAGGCGCGTTTTAGAACGCTTTGAAGTCGGCAGGCGGGCCGTCAATCTCAGGACCGACGGTTACAGCAGCGGCACTTAGCGCCGCGCCGGCTACAACAGCGCCGCGCAGTCCCAGTTGCTTGTAGCGGCCTTACAGGTTGCTTTAGCGCTCCTGCCGCCTCTTACAGAAGCGTCGCGCAGTCCCAGTCGCGGTACGCGTCGACCAGGCATTGCATCTTCAGCCGCCAGTAGTCCCGCGTACTCCCGTTCTGCTGATCCCAGACGGGAAGTTCGACCCGCCAGATAAGCTGCAGGCGGTAATCCCCGCAGAGATCATCCCACGAATAATTTTTAACACCGCGCTTCACCAGCGACTCGTAGTATCGCGTCAAGCATCGTGTTTCCCGGTCGTTTTCCTGTCTCTGTTCACGCGTCCAGAACGTCGCGATCAGGTATACCAGATCTTCCGCGCCCAGGCAGACGCACACCTCCTCCATATCCGACAGGTAGGTGCCATGAACCTCCGGGTCGTCGGGACAGAGGAACTGGGTGAAGTAACAATCCGAGTGACACGCCGTGAACTGTGAGAAGCAGTCGAATCTGTGTTTCAGATACCGATCCCACAGCGTGGGCAGCGCTTCTATCCGCCTTTCGTACAACTTGATCAGTTCGCGTGGCAGTTCGCCACCCGCCGTCTTTCTGAACCGCCTCCATTCCTCGGTCTGGCAACGCACCTCCGTCATATACCGTTCCTCATCCCTGAACGGCGGCGGGATCCTCACGGGGCCGTCCCTCAGAGCCGAATGCTCCCACCAGTAAGCATGGAGCCCGGCCAGGGCATCCACGCAACCGGCCAGTTCCTCTTCCTCCGGCACGCCGTCTCCAGCCAGGATGCGCTCGCGAGAGACGGGGGCATGGTGCGTCCCGGAGACGTCGAGCATCAGGCAATGCGAAACACCCGTTTCCTTGTCGTACGCGCCGTCTATAAGCGGAATCAACATGGACGGCGGCGGCTTCTGCCCCGTTACGAGGCGATAGAACGCGACTTCATCCCGCCCCCAGTGATTCTGCTTGATCTTGATGAACAAGCGCTCCGGAACATCCGCCGGTGCATCCTCGGAATACACCGGTTCCAAGTGCGCCGCGACCGAATTGAATGCGGGATTGGGATGGAACTTAACGTCCAGGATCCGTCCCTGTCCCAGCAGGCCATTTCGGCGGAATATGGAGGTCAGCAGTTCGGGGGTGACCGAATCCAGCGACGAGATAACGTCAGGCATCGACGGCTCTCTGCGGATTTCGCGGATTACGCGGGTTTCGCGGATGCGGATTGTCCACGCCCACGGCATCGGAAATCCGGCTCAGGCCATCCCGCGCCAGCAGGCGGCACAGACCCCGGTTGATGCGCTTTACCAGACCCGGACCATGATAAATCAGCGATGTGTACAATTGTACAATAGTAGCGCCCAGGCGGATCTTCTCGTAGACGTCCTCGGCGTTGAATATGCCGCCCGTACCCACGATCACGTGGCGGCTGTGATCCATCCGCGGATACCAGGCCCGGATTGACGCGTCGATCAGACCCCGGACAGGCCGTCCGCAGAGCGTCCCGGGCATGGCGTCGAGCAGGCGTTGCGGGGACTTCAGACCGGCATAGGGTTTTCCCGTCGGCAGCCCGAAAACGATCCCTTTTACGAAGGGGAATGGATCCATGGCCGCGAGCGTCCCTTCAATGGCGCCGGGATCGGTCGTAGGCACCACCTTGAGGAACGTGGGCGGCATGGCGTCGTACCGGGCGTATCCAGCGAGCAACGACCGCAAGGTGCCCGGATCGTCGAAGGGACTCCGACCAGACGCGGTATTGGGGCAGTTCAGATTGAGCGTCACGTAATCGGCGAGGCCGAGGAAGGGTTGCACCGCCGCGACCAGTTCTTCCACCACCTTGTCCGTGGCCGCCGGCCTCCCGGTGTTCGTTTCGACCAGGTTGATGCCGAGGGGGACGGGCAGCCTGGACGGTCCGGGCGGTCCGGGCGGTCCGGCGGATGCGAACCGCCGGGCCACCGCTTCCGCGCCGTCGTTGGGCACCCCGTAGTTGACCACGATCGCCTCGTCCTCCGGCACCCGGAACAGTCTCGGGCGTCCGGGATTGCCGGCCGACGGATACGCCGAGACCGAGCCGACCTCCACGAATCCGAATCCGGCCGCCGCGAGTCCCTCTATGGCGACCCCGTTCTTGTCGAACCCGGCGGCCAGACCGACCGGATTGGGGAAGACGAGTCCTCCCGCTTCCATCCTGAGCCGCGGGTCATCCGAGGCGAACAGGCTCCGGAGCAGACCGCGAACGGGCGGAATGCGTCCCGCCGCGCCGACCGCGGACAGCGTGGCGCGATGAATCCACTCGGGATCCACGCTGAAGAATACGGGGCGAAGGAGGCGGTAGAGCGACATGGTACTGGCTTTTTAAATAAGATCCCGGACTCCCATTTCATTCCTTCACGATTACAGCGGCACGGCATGCGGCGCAAGCACAAAAAAAACCGGGCGCCTCGCACAGGGCAAGGCACCCGGCTTGCGTCTGGAGGAAT contains:
- a CDS encoding phytanoyl-CoA dioxygenase family protein, with the translated sequence MLTSEQVAEFHRNGFLNGGRVLDDDGIRELRDELQRVLDTGPEGFPDDGPRPVLFHNMVREREPERCVWQIVNIWEVSGAYQRLIHHPFIVEAISRLTEADELMVWHDQIQYKPPGYGGVTSWHQDAPLWPIIRPMTPVSAWVALDDATVENGCMWMTPGSHRWGNQIEFLRTQAHLKQTEDFGRIEGFTPPAGAETTTAKPRPWPVKAGEVSFHHSLTWHGSPFNRSGLPRRAIAMHYMTGESRFVASGQHVMKAFVDLPDGAPMNQAGEHFPFVMRNGKPAALAG
- a CDS encoding Gfo/Idh/MocA family oxidoreductase, whose protein sequence is MDAVRIGIIGTGNMGSHHIEYLSGNEIPGAVLKAVCDVKPDQLARAKSLAGDGVETFADADELLESAAIDAVIIATPHYDHPPLAIKAFARGLHVLCEKPAGVYTRQVREMNAAGEKSGLVFGLMFNQRTLGEHQKLKELVASGELGELRRTNYIITNWFRAQSYYDSGGWRATWSGEGGGVLANQCPHNLDLWQWICGMPVRIRAFCGFGKYHDIEVEDDVTAYAEYENGATGVFITTTGESPGTNRMEITGDNGKVVMEEGRITFWRNRTPADVFNREWKGGFGSPETWKCAITFKAGGEEHRGITRDWIRAILEGTPLIAPGVEGIRGVELANAMLLSAWLDDWVEIPVDEALYYEKLQERIQASTVRKEDTGGATLSVEGTF
- a CDS encoding quinone-dependent dihydroorotate dehydrogenase, which encodes MSLYRLLRPVFFSVDPEWIHRATLSAVGAAGRIPPVRGLLRSLFASDDPRLRMEAGGLVFPNPVGLAAGFDKNGVAIEGLAAAGFGFVEVGSVSAYPSAGNPGRPRLFRVPEDEAIVVNYGVPNDGAEAVARRFASAGPPGPPGPSRLPVPLGINLVETNTGRPAATDKVVEELVAAVQPFLGLADYVTLNLNCPNTASGRSPFDDPGTLRSLLAGYARYDAMPPTFLKVVPTTDPGAIEGTLAAMDPFPFVKGIVFGLPTGKPYAGLKSPQRLLDAMPGTLCGRPVRGLIDASIRAWYPRMDHSRHVIVGTGGIFNAEDVYEKIRLGATIVQLYTSLIYHGPGLVKRINRGLCRLLARDGLSRISDAVGVDNPHPRNPRNPRNPQRAVDA